A window of the Caldisericota bacterium genome harbors these coding sequences:
- a CDS encoding PLP-dependent aminotransferase family protein, whose protein sequence is MALEWGKKFSTRSKAMKASAIRELLKLVDNPEIISLAGGMPDPTLFPKKVLAEISRDIFLNYGNKALQYGATEGIPALREALVNAGIEEGIQNLVKENLIVTTASQQGLDLVGKVFIDPGDAIIVEAPSYVGGLQAFCAYEADFITVPLDKDGIKTDILEEKLREAEKNGVNIKFMYLIPNFQNPAGVTLSFERRKKILELSHQHDVPIIEDDPYGEIRFEGEKIPSLVEMDNIGNVIALRTFSKILAPGLRLGWMIADQEAISKFVIAKQSSDLCSPSSTQYIAYEFIRKGHLKQYLELVRQTYKKKKDLMLQAIEKYFPKEAEWTKPEGGMFIWVTLPDYIDTTEMFKEAIEEKVAYVVGSAFYPHGEDKHHMRLNFSLPTPEQIDEGIKRLGILLKKKIH, encoded by the coding sequence ATGGCTTTAGAATGGGGCAAAAAGTTTTCTACTAGAAGCAAAGCAATGAAAGCCTCAGCAATTAGAGAATTATTAAAACTTGTAGACAATCCGGAAATCATTTCACTTGCCGGAGGTATGCCTGATCCGACTCTATTTCCTAAAAAAGTTCTTGCAGAGATTTCCAGAGATATCTTTCTTAACTATGGCAACAAAGCACTTCAGTATGGTGCAACCGAAGGAATCCCAGCTCTAAGGGAGGCGCTTGTTAACGCTGGTATAGAGGAGGGAATACAGAACCTTGTGAAAGAGAATCTTATTGTAACTACTGCGTCTCAGCAAGGACTGGATCTTGTAGGTAAAGTATTTATTGATCCGGGAGATGCAATTATTGTTGAAGCTCCGTCTTATGTAGGTGGTTTACAAGCTTTTTGTGCTTATGAAGCAGATTTTATTACAGTACCGCTTGATAAAGATGGGATAAAAACAGATATTTTAGAAGAAAAGCTCAGAGAAGCTGAAAAAAATGGGGTAAATATAAAATTTATGTATCTTATTCCTAATTTTCAAAATCCAGCAGGTGTTACGCTTAGCTTTGAACGAAGGAAAAAGATATTAGAATTGAGTCATCAACATGATGTACCTATTATAGAAGACGATCCGTATGGAGAAATTCGCTTTGAAGGAGAAAAAATTCCTTCTCTTGTGGAAATGGACAATATTGGTAATGTCATTGCACTCAGAACCTTTTCTAAAATCCTTGCTCCTGGATTGCGACTCGGTTGGATGATTGCAGACCAAGAGGCTATTAGCAAATTTGTGATTGCAAAGCAGAGCTCAGACCTTTGTTCTCCTTCTTCTACTCAGTATATTGCTTATGAATTTATCAGGAAGGGACATTTAAAACAGTATCTTGAGCTTGTGCGGCAAACATATAAAAAGAAAAAAGACTTAATGCTTCAAGCGATTGAAAAGTACTTCCCAAAAGAAGCAGAATGGACAAAACCGGAAGGTGGCATGTTTATTTGGGTTACTCTGCCGGATTATATCGATACAACCGAGATGTTTAAGGAAGCAATTGAGGAAAAAGTTGCTTATGTCGTAGGTAGTGCTTTCTATCCCCATGGAGAGGATAAACATCATATGAGACTTAACTTTTCTCTTCCAACACCGGAACAAATTGATGAAGGAATAAAACGACTGGGTATTTTACTAAAGAAAAAAATACATTAA
- a CDS encoding patatin-like phospholipase family protein, which translates to MRKIGLALGSGGPKGLSHIGVLKVLEKAGIQIDMIAGSSIGALVGSIYAVTESAKRIEEIAVGTNMNTVLSVLFDPTLKLGLVRGKKITKLFQEIIGDYKIESLPKKFIAVSTDLATGNPIFFEEGNLLDAVRASISIPFMFQPIRIENTLLADGGLSLQVPIEPLKKCGADIVIAVNLLENSFKPSKFTGKFINTPRELYEVASNSINILQYNIARENCKKADIIVAPDVKNIKWDSFWKPQKAIRRGEKAMKEKLPDLLKILKE; encoded by the coding sequence ATGAGAAAAATTGGACTTGCGCTGGGAAGTGGCGGTCCGAAAGGACTTTCCCACATAGGAGTACTTAAAGTATTAGAAAAAGCTGGCATTCAAATTGATATGATTGCAGGTTCGAGTATTGGTGCGCTAGTGGGAAGCATCTATGCAGTGACAGAGAGCGCAAAAAGAATTGAAGAAATCGCTGTAGGCACAAATATGAATACTGTGCTTTCTGTTCTCTTTGATCCAACATTGAAACTAGGGCTTGTACGAGGAAAAAAAATAACAAAACTGTTTCAGGAAATAATCGGAGACTATAAAATTGAAAGTTTGCCAAAAAAATTTATTGCCGTTTCCACTGACCTTGCCACAGGAAACCCAATTTTCTTTGAAGAAGGTAATCTTCTTGACGCAGTCCGTGCTAGTATCTCAATACCTTTCATGTTTCAGCCAATAAGAATAGAAAATACACTACTTGCCGATGGAGGACTTTCTCTACAAGTACCAATAGAGCCACTTAAAAAATGTGGAGCAGATATTGTCATTGCAGTAAATTTATTAGAAAACTCTTTTAAACCATCAAAATTTACTGGAAAATTCATAAACACTCCCAGAGAACTTTACGAAGTTGCATCAAATTCAATAAATATCTTACAATATAACATTGCAAGAGAAAATTGTAAAAAAGCAGACATCATTGTTGCTCCTGATGTAAAAAATATCAAATGGGATAGCTTTTGGAAACCACAAAAAGCTATCCGAAGAGGAGAAAAAGCAATGAAAGAAAAACTGCCAGACCTCCTTAAAATCCTAAAGGAATAA